One Lepus europaeus isolate LE1 chromosome X, mLepTim1.pri, whole genome shotgun sequence genomic window carries:
- the CYSLTR1 gene encoding cysteinyl leukotriene receptor 1 codes for MDEAGNLTVSSASNNTCHDTIDDFRNQVYSTLYSMISVVGFFGNSFVLYVLIKTYHEKSAFQVYMINLAIADLLCVCTLPLRVVYYVHKGIWFFGDFLCRLSTYALYVNLYCSIFFMTAMSFFRCVAIVFPVQNINLVTQKKARFVCFGIWIFVILSSSPFLMAKSYKDEKNNTKCFEPPQNNEAKKHVIVLHYVSLFIGFIIPFVIIIVCYTMIILTLLKNSMKKNFSSRKKAIGMIIIVTTAFLISFMPYHIQRTIHLHFLHNETKSCDSVLRMQKSVVITLSLAASNCCFDPLLYFFSGGNFRRRLSTFRKHSLSSMTYVPKKKPSLPEKGEEICKE; via the coding sequence ATGGACGAAGCCGGAAATCTGACAGTATCTTCTGCCAGTAATAACACATGCCATGACACTATTGATGACTTCCGTAATCAAGTGTATTCCACCTTGTACTCTATGATCTCCGTTGTGGGCTTCTTTGGAAATAGCTTTGTGCTCTATGTCCTCATAAAAACATATCATGAGAAATCAGCCTTCCAAGTATACATGATTAACTTAGCAATAGCAGATCTACTTTGTGTGTGCACACTGCCTCTCCGTGTAGTCTATTATGTTCACAAAGGAATTTGGTTCTTTGGTGACTTTTTGTGCCGCCTCAGTACCTATGCCTTGTATGTCAATCTCTATTGCAGCATCTTCTTCATGACAGCCATGAGCTTTTTCCGCTGTGTAGCAATTGTTTTCCCAGTCCAGAATATTAATTTGGTCACACAGAAAAAAGCCAGGTTTGTGTGTTTTGGAATTTGGATTTTTGTAATTTTGAGCAGTTCTCCATTTTTAATGGCCAAATCTTACAAAGATGAGAAAAACAATACAAAGTGCTTTGAGCCTCCTCAGAACAATGAAGCTAAAAAACATGTGATTGTCTTGCATTATGTGTCATTATTTATTGGCTTCATCATTCCTTTTGTTATTATAATTGTTTGTTACACAATGATCATTCTGACCTTACTAAAAAATtcaatgaagaaaaatttttCAAGTCGTAAAAAGGCTATAGGAATGATCATAATTGTTACAACTGCCTTTTTAATCAGCTTCATGCCATATCATATTCAACGCACCATCCACCTTCATTTTTTGCACAATGAAACGAAATCCTGTGATTCTGTCCTCAGAATGCAGAAATCAGTGGTCATAACCTTGTCTCTGGCAGCATCAAATTGTTGCTTTGACCCCCTCCTATATTTCTTTTCAGGGGGGAACTTTAGAAGAAGGCTCTCTACATTTAGAAAGCATTCTTTGTCCAGCATGACTTATGTACCCAAGAAGAAGCCCTCCTTGccagaaaaaggagaagaaatatgTAAAGAATAA